The following are from one region of the Heliangelus exortis chromosome 2, bHelExo1.hap1, whole genome shotgun sequence genome:
- the PDP1 gene encoding pyruvate dehyrogenase phosphatase catalytic subunit 1 isoform X1: MCVCPGPRRIAIPVRSSRLPLLSDAMPAPAHLFPLIRNCEISRICSTVCYCHHKHLCCLSSHFAHSHFRYAPQKKFAALCRPKENFNHFIHKADYASTPQRFYLTPPQVNSILKANEYSFKVPEFDGKNVSSILGFDSNQLPANAPIEDRRSAATCLQTRGMLLGVFDGHAGCACAQAVSERLFYYIAVSLLPHETLLEIENAVESGRALLPILQWHKHPNDYFSKEASKLYFNSLRTYWQELIDLNTGETTDVKEALINAFKRLDNDISLEAQVGDPNSFLNYLVLRVAFSGATACVAHVDGVDLHVANTGDSRAMLGVQEEDGSWSAVNLSYDHNAQNEHEIERVKMEHPKSEEKNLVKQDRLLGLLMPFRAFGDVKFKWSIELQKRVVETGPDQLNDNEYTKFIPPNYHTPPYLTAEPEVIYHRLRPQDKFLVLATDGLWETMHRQDVARIVGEYLSGVHHQQPIAVGGYKVTLGQMHGLLTERRARISSVFEDQNAATHLIRHAVGNNEFGTVDHERLSKMLSLPEELARMYRDDMTIIVVQFNSHVIGACQNEEL; encoded by the exons ATGTGTGTGTGCCCTGGGCCCAGGCGGATCG CAATTCCAGTCCGAAGCTCCAGGCTACCATTGTTGTCTGATGCCATGCCAGCACCAGCTCATCTCTTCCCACTGATTCGTAACTGTGAGATTAGCAGAATATGCAGTACTGTGTGTTACTGCCACCATAAACATCTGTGTTGTTTATCATCTCATTTTGCTCACAGTCACTTCAGATATGCACCTCAGAAGAAATTTGCAGCGCTCTGTCGGCCAAAGGAAAACTTTAATCACTTTATTCACAAAGCGGATTATGCTTCAACGCCACAGAGATTTTACCTGACTCCTCCACAGGTCAATAGCATTCTGAAGGCAAACGAATACAGTTTCAAAGTCCCAGAATTCGATGGTAAAAATGTAAGTTCTATTCTTGGCTTCGATAGCAACCAGTTGCCTGCTAATGCTCCAATAGAAGACCGGAGGAGTGCTGCCACTTGCTTACAGACAAGAGGGATGCTTCTAGGTGTGTTCGATGGCCACGCAGGCTGTGCTTGTGCTCAAGCTGTCAGTGAAAGACTGTTCTACTACATCGCTGTCTCTCTGTTACCTCATGAGACTTTACTTGAAATAGAAAATGCTGTGGAAAGTGGCAGAGCGCTGTTGCCCATTTTACAGTGGCACAAGCATCCCAATGATTATTTTAGTAAAGAAGCTTCCAAGCTTTACTTCAATAGTCTAAGAACTTACTGGCAGGAGCTGATTGATCTCAACACTGGAGAGACTACTGATGTGAAAGAAGCTTTAATTAATGCTTTTAAGAGGCTTGACAATGATATTTCTTTGGAAGCTCAAGTAGGAGATCCAAATTCTTTTCTTAACTACCTTGTACTGCGAGTAGCATTTTCTGGTGCGACTGCCTGTGTGGCCCACGTGGATGGTGTTGACTTGCATGTTGCAAACACAGGTGACAGTAGGGCAATGCTTGGTGTTCAGGAAGAAGATGGTTCTTGGTCTGCAGTTAATTTGTCCTATGACCACAATGCACAAAATGAACATGAAATAGAACGTGTGAAAATGGAGCATCCGAagtctgaagagaaaaatctcgTGAAACAAGATCGTCTCCTAGGTCTCCTGATGCCTTTTAGAGCTTTTGGTGATGTGAAGTTTAAATGGAGTATTGAATTGCAGAAGAGAGTGGTAGAAACAGGCCCAGATCAGCTGAATGACAATGAATATACAAAGTTTATTCCTCCAAACTATCACACTCCCCCGTACCTCACAGCTGAACCAGAAGTCATATATCATAGATTACGGCCTCAGGATAAGTTCCTGGTTCTGGCCACAGATGGGCTGTGGGAGACGATGCACAGGCAAGATGTAGCTAGAATCGTAGGGGAGTACCTCAGCGGTGTTCACCATCAACAGCCAATAGCTGTTGGTGGCTACAAAGTAACTTTGGGACAGATGCACGGCCTCTTAACAGAAAGGAGAGCAAGAATCTCTTCAGTGTTTGAAGATCAGAATGCAGCAACTCACCTGATCCGTCATGCAGTGGGTAACAATGAGTTTGGCACAGTAGATCATGAGCGCCTGTCCAAGATGCTTAGTCTTCCAGAAGAGCTGGCTCGAATGTATAGAGATGACATGACTATTATTGTGGTGCAGTTCAACTCTCATGTTATAGGTGCATGTCAAAATGAAGAACTCTGA
- the PDP1 gene encoding pyruvate dehyrogenase phosphatase catalytic subunit 1 isoform X2, translated as MPAPAHLFPLIRNCEISRICSTVCYCHHKHLCCLSSHFAHSHFRYAPQKKFAALCRPKENFNHFIHKADYASTPQRFYLTPPQVNSILKANEYSFKVPEFDGKNVSSILGFDSNQLPANAPIEDRRSAATCLQTRGMLLGVFDGHAGCACAQAVSERLFYYIAVSLLPHETLLEIENAVESGRALLPILQWHKHPNDYFSKEASKLYFNSLRTYWQELIDLNTGETTDVKEALINAFKRLDNDISLEAQVGDPNSFLNYLVLRVAFSGATACVAHVDGVDLHVANTGDSRAMLGVQEEDGSWSAVNLSYDHNAQNEHEIERVKMEHPKSEEKNLVKQDRLLGLLMPFRAFGDVKFKWSIELQKRVVETGPDQLNDNEYTKFIPPNYHTPPYLTAEPEVIYHRLRPQDKFLVLATDGLWETMHRQDVARIVGEYLSGVHHQQPIAVGGYKVTLGQMHGLLTERRARISSVFEDQNAATHLIRHAVGNNEFGTVDHERLSKMLSLPEELARMYRDDMTIIVVQFNSHVIGACQNEEL; from the coding sequence ATGCCAGCACCAGCTCATCTCTTCCCACTGATTCGTAACTGTGAGATTAGCAGAATATGCAGTACTGTGTGTTACTGCCACCATAAACATCTGTGTTGTTTATCATCTCATTTTGCTCACAGTCACTTCAGATATGCACCTCAGAAGAAATTTGCAGCGCTCTGTCGGCCAAAGGAAAACTTTAATCACTTTATTCACAAAGCGGATTATGCTTCAACGCCACAGAGATTTTACCTGACTCCTCCACAGGTCAATAGCATTCTGAAGGCAAACGAATACAGTTTCAAAGTCCCAGAATTCGATGGTAAAAATGTAAGTTCTATTCTTGGCTTCGATAGCAACCAGTTGCCTGCTAATGCTCCAATAGAAGACCGGAGGAGTGCTGCCACTTGCTTACAGACAAGAGGGATGCTTCTAGGTGTGTTCGATGGCCACGCAGGCTGTGCTTGTGCTCAAGCTGTCAGTGAAAGACTGTTCTACTACATCGCTGTCTCTCTGTTACCTCATGAGACTTTACTTGAAATAGAAAATGCTGTGGAAAGTGGCAGAGCGCTGTTGCCCATTTTACAGTGGCACAAGCATCCCAATGATTATTTTAGTAAAGAAGCTTCCAAGCTTTACTTCAATAGTCTAAGAACTTACTGGCAGGAGCTGATTGATCTCAACACTGGAGAGACTACTGATGTGAAAGAAGCTTTAATTAATGCTTTTAAGAGGCTTGACAATGATATTTCTTTGGAAGCTCAAGTAGGAGATCCAAATTCTTTTCTTAACTACCTTGTACTGCGAGTAGCATTTTCTGGTGCGACTGCCTGTGTGGCCCACGTGGATGGTGTTGACTTGCATGTTGCAAACACAGGTGACAGTAGGGCAATGCTTGGTGTTCAGGAAGAAGATGGTTCTTGGTCTGCAGTTAATTTGTCCTATGACCACAATGCACAAAATGAACATGAAATAGAACGTGTGAAAATGGAGCATCCGAagtctgaagagaaaaatctcgTGAAACAAGATCGTCTCCTAGGTCTCCTGATGCCTTTTAGAGCTTTTGGTGATGTGAAGTTTAAATGGAGTATTGAATTGCAGAAGAGAGTGGTAGAAACAGGCCCAGATCAGCTGAATGACAATGAATATACAAAGTTTATTCCTCCAAACTATCACACTCCCCCGTACCTCACAGCTGAACCAGAAGTCATATATCATAGATTACGGCCTCAGGATAAGTTCCTGGTTCTGGCCACAGATGGGCTGTGGGAGACGATGCACAGGCAAGATGTAGCTAGAATCGTAGGGGAGTACCTCAGCGGTGTTCACCATCAACAGCCAATAGCTGTTGGTGGCTACAAAGTAACTTTGGGACAGATGCACGGCCTCTTAACAGAAAGGAGAGCAAGAATCTCTTCAGTGTTTGAAGATCAGAATGCAGCAACTCACCTGATCCGTCATGCAGTGGGTAACAATGAGTTTGGCACAGTAGATCATGAGCGCCTGTCCAAGATGCTTAGTCTTCCAGAAGAGCTGGCTCGAATGTATAGAGATGACATGACTATTATTGTGGTGCAGTTCAACTCTCATGTTATAGGTGCATGTCAAAATGAAGAACTCTGA